Within Myceligenerans xiligouense, the genomic segment ATCGGCGCGGAAGCTGCCCGACGGCGCCGCCACCTCGATCCTCGTCCCGGGCCGCACCTCGCGGACCAGCCAGGTCGAGAACAGGCCGCCCGGGATCTCACGCACGCCGACCCGGGGCGGCGAGCCGGCGGGCGCGCAGATCGAGTAGGTACGGCGATGCTCGACGCCGTCGATCACCCGCCGCAGTGTGAGCGACTGCCCGGGAGCGAAGTCGAAGACGTCGCGGAGCTCGTCGGGCACGTCGAACGTGACCGCGACGGCGTCGTCGGTGAGCCGCCGCACGTCGGCCACGGTCAGCGTGTGGAAGGCGGTCCTGGCCGGCGCCTCGGCACCGATCGTCATCAGATCTCCTTCACGTGGTCGAACGGCTCCAGGCAGGCGCGGCAGCGATACATCGCCTTGCACGCCGTCGAACCGAACTCCGACGTCAGTTCGACATCGGCCGAGCCGCAGCGCACGCAGCGGACCGCGCGGCGGGTCGGCCCGAGGGTGAGCGGGACGGGGGTGGGCCCGGCCGGACTCCGTGTCCCGGGCGGCGAGATCCCGGCCTCCGCGAGCGCCGCGCGCCCCTCCGGCGTGATCCAGTCGGTGGTCCAGGCGGGGTGCAGCGCCACCCGGACGCGGACGTCGTCGTACCCCTCCTCCTGGAGGCGGCGCACGAGGTCGTCACGCATCGTCGCCATCGCGGGGCAGCCGGAGTAGGTGGGCGTGATGGAGACGACGACGGTGCCGTCGCCGGTGGTCTCGACGTCCCGCAGGACGCCGAGGTCGGCGAGGGTGAGCATGGGCAGCTCGGGGTCGACGACGGTCGCCGCGACCTCGCGGGCCCGTTCGAGGCCGTCGGCGCCTCCGGAAGGCCGGGAGCGGATGTCCCGCACGGTGCGTGTCGGAGTCATGTCACCATCGCCCCCTCGGATGGGCACGGGCGACGGACTGCGTCTCCGCGAGCATCCGGCTGAGCGCCTCGGTGTGCATCCCGTCGCGTCCGGTGCGGCCGCGGACGCCGGCCCGCGGCGCGGCTTCCGGGCGGTCGACGCCGCTCACGGCGAGCACCTGGTCGAGCACCGCCTCGGCCTCGTCGGCGACCTCG encodes:
- the paaD gene encoding 1,2-phenylacetyl-CoA epoxidase subunit PaaD, with the protein product MTPTRTVRDIRSRPSGGADGLERAREVAATVVDPELPMLTLADLGVLRDVETTGDGTVVVSITPTYSGCPAMATMRDDLVRRLQEEGYDDVRVRVALHPAWTTDWITPEGRAALAEAGISPPGTRSPAGPTPVPLTLGPTRRAVRCVRCGSADVELTSEFGSTACKAMYRCRACLEPFDHVKEI